AGATAATTGCAAGGGAAGAAAagatgaaaataaaattgagggtattaatttatttatctttctcCTGTTAGTTTCTAGAAAAATAGTTCCATCCCTAGGCAGAATATGAGCAAGTATCCGAAGAGCTAACATGTGAATATAAAGGCATACAATACAAAATTCGGGTGATCATTTATATTAGGCATTTCCTTATATAGGAGATATATAATAACCCTCTCCTCGGATCTACTAATTTATATCCTAAAATTGCTTCTTGTGGCCGCAATTACAACCTACTCTACTTGGCAGTTGGCACCGTGCTGCGGCTTCTTGTAAGCAACGAAAATCCTGAAAATCTTCCAAACAAACCACTCGTGGCGTTGTCTGTATTTGTTTCTTCAGAAGCACGAGTCCCATTCGAACCCAGTGGACTGCTTGAGTCCGACACTCCAGCATCGTCTGATGTTCCATACAGTTCCTGCAGAAGACAATGTGAGAGATGGTTGGCAAGGCTACAAAACATGAGAGGTTAAAAAGGATATTTTGTTACCTTGAGGCCTGAAGCAGGAGACGGAAATGTAACCTGTTTCTTAAGAGATCCGTTAGCAGTAGATGGTGATGGTGGCTCACCTAAAGCCTTGATGGGCATAGACACGGACTGAGAAGGGCAAAGAAGTAAACTAGATTAATTAATATACATTTagtatgatactccctccgtccacgatttCAACGATTACAAGAACTAAGTGCGGGTtctaagaaattgtttgactttgtgaaggaAATTGCGTGTAAAGAAAGTGGAATGTGGATCCCAATTTTATGTATACTAATAGTTTTataatggaatgtgagtctACGAATTTAGTGGAGTGTGGAGATCCACTTAcctaaaatgtaaaaaaaaaaaactaatgggGTTTTAAATCGTGGACATtgcaaaatggaaaaataggcCATTATTTCATGGACGGAAAGAGTATCTATTATCTACTAAAGCTACATACGACGGATAATTTACCCTTGTCGGAGATACTTTTGGCAGTTCAAGGGCAGGCCTGGAGGAACTAGATGCTCCCTGCACATTTCATTCTAAGGGTTAGGCTACGTGCATTAATAGTTGCGGATATGAAATATTGGTTTATTATATTCTTGCCTCAATTTGCTCCATACTTTTGCTCTTCTCGAGCTCGAGATTATATGCATAGCCTACCAAATTTTCAACTCCAGAGTTCAGTTGATTCTACATTAAACGATTAACTATCGTTAGAACGAAGAATAACAACTACTATATGCAACTAGGAGAGAGAGTGCTGAAGAACAGAGTTACCTGTCTCACTTCTATTCTGCTAATCTTTGTTTCCTGTAAAGGGTTTAGCCATTAGTTTCTGACCCACGAATCACCCATAGATAAGCATCACTAAATAAGAACAAATATCCAGAGAGGCAAATTGAAATTATGAGGGGAGATATTAGTTACCAATGACCGCACTACATGATGTACATTCTGGAATTTTGAATCAATTGATTTTACATTGCCTCGCAGATCAGATATCTGAGCAAATTTCATAGTCAGTAACTTGACAGGTTCAGGACAAACAAGAGATAAACCTGAGCCACCAAAATGTTTACTAATTTTGCCTGACCTCATCTTTCGTTGCTGTTGTATGGTCAGCAACTTCATCAATTTTACAATCTACTCGGTCAATTCTTGAGGACAGATGTTTTTTAGTGACCTGAAAGTTAAAGAAAAGTTCAGTTCATGGCGTCATGCAGGCACAGAAATGGTACGTACAACACATTAATGACATAGCACTGTCAAGATCCATTGCATCTATCATGCACCCCGGTCCCAGGTGACAAATTGCACATGTTTTAAATCCTTTCAAAGCAAGCATGGGGAAAGCTGAAAGACACTCTAGGACAAAGGATCTTATGTATATAACAAAATTCAGTTGTGAACAGTAATAATAGCAAAAAAGCCATCAATCAAATGCATACTTGCCATGCAACACAAAAACAAGGAACATAAAGCTTCTGGATCTATGCATAGGTTAGCAAATGCTGCAATTGCAAGGTTCGCACCCAGTACCCGGTGTAAGTGGTATATCAATGTATTGCAAGTCATAGCTTGATTTAAAAGTGAAGTCTGTAGAATAAATGCTTCAAAGATATTGCTTAGCATCTATAATACCAGTATACATACATGCAGTTGTGAATAATTGTTTAAGAACTTCAAGAATGAATGATTCAAGTATAGAGTCCAAAGATCACACTTTCAACATTCAATTCTTTATCAAAAGCCAAAGAAAACTAAGTATCATGTTGCATtgcataacaaataaatactgAAGAAAATATATAGAATTAACAGATGGCAGATGTACTAAATCAAAAAAAGCTTTAGATGATGGAGTGCTCCTCTTGCAAGAAAAGAACAGTCAGCATTTGAACATGTAAACTCCAGCTTTGCCATCACAAGAATAAACACAACTCAGAATTAAAAGCTTACTGAAACTGAGGAGTAAACTGTTTCAAGCTGTTTAGCTACAGAAGAACAGGCATCATTTAAGCCACGCCTTGTTGCAAACATCATATCAGAAATCTTCCAACCCTGCAAGTGGataaatagttaagagatgtatatatgtgtacaAAGTACAAACACTAAATTTGCACCAGATATTAAAATCAATAAATGCTCAAAACGGAAATTACATCTCGAGTTATCAACTTATGCTATCAAAGGTATGACAAAACAACTAGGTTTACCAAAACCAACCTGTAAAGGCTTATAAGATAAGCAACATATAAACCTAGCTATTGTAAATAAGGGTAGATGTTCCACCACATGTAAATAATTAGTTAGCACCTAATAAAACTGAATCACAATAAACTGATTATCTCAGTTACGAAATAAGGACAAGCTGGCTTGCATGTTACAGAAAAATCTACAGGTCAAGCATCTCTAAGAAGGGGACTTTTCAAGCGCCGTGTGGATCTTGATCCATTTGTAGGACCGAGATCCTCATATCTTTCCATAGGTAATCTACCAGAAATATGTGCTTCCAATGTAGTCATATACACCACCACACATGCACCAATGTAAACACTTCCAGAATAGCTCAACAATAGGtttttaaaatctttaaaaTTCCAAGTTACAATTATTAGTTGTATAAATATGTAATTATGTATTGCTGCAGTCAGTCTCAGAAGCAAGTATTCTGAACTACGGTCAGTGATTTTATATCAGTCCAGAGATATGGTCTAATGATGTTCCTGCGAGTACTAAGTTTTTTGCAATTGCACCAACAAAGAATTAACTTAGAAGCAAGCCACAAGCACGGCTTGCTTCTAGAAAAAAATAAGAGGCAAAAGttcaataaatatatgaaaagtTCAGTTCAAAAAAATCAGTGTTTCGCTAGAGAAAACCAGTATAAAATTACCTTCCACCAAATGTAGCCATATCCAGCAACTATGGTAATAATTACCATTCCATATTTACCAGATGCTGCGAAAGAGTACAAGATACAGTCAGCAAATAGCACTATTTGATAAGTTCCCAAAGGAAAACAAGGTCATGGTGAAGATCCAGGCATTCAAATTTTATACAGAAGCTGTAGCAGAGTATTGAAACTTAATAAAGCCCA
This sequence is a window from Salvia splendens isolate huo1 chromosome 5, SspV2, whole genome shotgun sequence. Protein-coding genes within it:
- the LOC121802169 gene encoding uncharacterized protein LOC121802169, with protein sequence MALPLGKLSLIVGAGLVGSVLAKEGRISNVSDFFSGAFKIVFKQLKQDVPATSQPKPRNDSLMQQVNNLREELQLLASNRSVTIVTGERSASGKYGMVIITIVAGYGYIWWKGWKISDMMFATRRGLNDACSSVAKQLETVYSSVSVTKKHLSSRIDRVDCKIDEVADHTTATKDEISDLRGNVKSIDSKFQNVHHVVRSLETKISRIEVRQNQLNSGVENLVGYAYNLELEKSKSMEQIEGASSSSRPALELPKVSPTRSVSMPIKALGEPPSPSTANGSLKKQVTFPSPASGLKELYGTSDDAGVSDSSSPLGSNGTRASEETNTDNATSGLFGRFSGFSLLTRSRSTVPTAK